From Echinicola soli, a single genomic window includes:
- the gndA gene encoding NADP-dependent phosphogluconate dehydrogenase, whose translation MIILLMGVSGSGKTTIGRMLSKETGLPFYDADDFHPKKNVEKMKAGVPLNDEDRAPWLEKLSDEMVKWEEKGGALLACSALKADYRKILRRNAVQIHWFFLKGDEALIADRMQQREGHYMPAALLSSQLEALEIPHFATTIAIDQTPENILEDIMSDLKNKKAISSFGIIGMGVMGSSLALNMAEKNVKVSVYNRTLQGVEEDVAKKLVEAHPEVKGILPFDKLDEFVESLEQPRKILMMIPAGQIVDQQIARLLTFVDKGDVIIDGGNSFFEDSAKRQQYLQGYGIHFIGMGISGGRDGARKGPSLMPGGTQEGFDLIKPFIEKIAGKDQSGKPCMHYVGPEGAGHFIKMVHNGIEYGEMQVLAEMYAFMRKGLGMSIDEMVKTLKKWSKDGADSYLMEATLAILTKQEGDELLLDKILDVAGHTGTGGWAVSTAAKYGVPYAPLTAAVTARLMSTHREARVALAKKFPRKAGDIDEKEVLKSLKGAYDFARLINHEIGFSLIKKVGEAEKWDLDLSEIARCWTNGSIIQSGLMDKLADVFKRSSCLMESSVLQKSFETDAKAMAEVVGAALKAGVAMPVMSAAINFFYGMSTDRSAANLVQALRDCFGEHGYRLIDDASGKVHHNTWMESALKP comes from the coding sequence ATGATTATTTTGTTAATGGGAGTATCCGGAAGTGGTAAAACTACAATTGGCAGGATGCTCAGCAAAGAGACTGGTCTTCCTTTTTACGATGCCGATGATTTTCATCCCAAAAAGAACGTCGAAAAAATGAAGGCGGGCGTGCCGCTCAATGATGAGGACCGTGCACCATGGCTGGAGAAATTGTCCGATGAGATGGTAAAGTGGGAGGAAAAAGGAGGTGCCCTATTGGCATGTTCTGCGCTGAAAGCAGACTACAGGAAGATTTTGCGGAGAAATGCGGTACAGATCCATTGGTTTTTTTTGAAAGGAGATGAAGCGCTGATCGCTGATCGTATGCAACAACGTGAAGGACACTATATGCCTGCTGCTTTGCTAAGCTCTCAGCTGGAGGCCTTGGAGATTCCCCATTTTGCGACCACCATTGCTATAGACCAAACACCTGAAAATATATTAGAAGACATTATGAGCGACTTAAAAAACAAAAAAGCAATATCCTCCTTTGGTATCATCGGTATGGGTGTCATGGGCAGTAGCTTAGCACTCAATATGGCCGAGAAAAACGTCAAGGTCAGTGTGTATAACCGTACCCTACAAGGTGTCGAGGAAGATGTGGCCAAGAAACTGGTAGAGGCCCATCCAGAAGTAAAGGGGATTTTGCCTTTTGATAAATTGGATGAATTTGTAGAATCCTTGGAGCAGCCCCGGAAGATTTTGATGATGATTCCTGCTGGACAGATCGTAGATCAGCAGATTGCCAGGCTCCTGACATTTGTGGACAAGGGGGATGTGATCATCGACGGGGGCAATTCCTTTTTCGAAGATAGTGCAAAACGTCAGCAGTACCTGCAGGGTTACGGGATCCACTTTATAGGTATGGGGATTTCTGGTGGTCGTGATGGTGCTCGAAAAGGCCCCTCTTTGATGCCAGGAGGTACCCAAGAGGGATTTGATTTGATCAAGCCGTTTATTGAAAAAATCGCCGGAAAGGATCAAAGCGGTAAACCTTGCATGCATTACGTAGGCCCTGAAGGAGCTGGTCATTTTATCAAAATGGTGCATAATGGCATTGAATATGGCGAAATGCAGGTGCTGGCCGAAATGTACGCTTTCATGAGAAAGGGGCTTGGGATGTCCATAGATGAAATGGTGAAGACCCTAAAAAAGTGGAGCAAGGATGGGGCCGACAGTTATTTGATGGAGGCTACACTGGCCATCTTGACCAAGCAAGAAGGCGATGAATTATTACTGGATAAAATACTGGACGTGGCCGGACATACCGGTACTGGCGGCTGGGCGGTGAGCACAGCGGCGAAGTATGGTGTTCCATATGCCCCGCTGACGGCGGCCGTTACGGCCAGGCTTATGTCTACTCACCGTGAGGCAAGGGTGGCATTGGCCAAAAAATTTCCGCGAAAAGCGGGCGATATTGATGAAAAAGAAGTACTGAAATCCCTGAAGGGAGCCTATGATTTTGCCCGGCTGATCAACCATGAGATAGGCTTTAGCCTTATCAAAAAAGTGGGAGAAGCCGAAAAATGGGACTTAGACCTGAGTGAAATCGCACGATGCTGGACCAATGGTTCCATTATCCAGTCGGGATTGATGGATAAACTGGCAGATGTGTTCAAGCGCTCTTCCTGCTTAATGGAATCTTCAGTGCTGCAAAAGTCCTTTGAGACTGATGCCAAAGCGATGGCTGAAGTGGTAGGAGCGGCCTTGAAAGCCGGAGTGGCCATGCCTGTCATGTCTGCGGCAATTAACTTCTTCTATGGAATGAGCACTGATCGGTCCGCTGCCAATCTCGTACAGGCATTGAGGGATTGTTTTGGAGAGCACGGCTATCGTTTGATCGACGATGCCTCTGGAAAAGTACACCATAATACGTGGATGGAAAGTGCGCTAAAGCCATAA
- a CDS encoding Ppx/GppA phosphatase family protein → MKLAAIDIGTNSIHLVIAEVTKRQNINVLIDEKEMVKLGVGVFATNRLSQEAFDRGIEVIKRYVQLADQYGVDDIITAATSATREAKNGGEFLGRLAEETGLTPKVISGNEEARLIFLAVRRAIAFGDEKVLVLDIGGGSTEATVGDQEEIFFKKSIKLGVLRLLDMAGGKDTLEKNDIEELTHHINLAAEEIMKKAVEAGFTRVIGTSGTIRTLGEAAHLAGKGTSLATVNAEVVTTEELEKLSEKLLSMPPKKREKVPGISANRVDAIHLGSLLLVRLLQMAKASEITLCDASLREGLILGYLNGMGKSPSMLYPEENLRFRSVMNLALKYKSDVEQKKHISYLALTLFDQLKSLHELEEYGRDLLDFASFVFEVGHFIGYPKYHKHSRYIIEHSRLRGFTNEEITLLGVIVRYHRKSGPRKKHKRYKKLSKAQRKMIHVVAGILRIAIGLDKTKNQWVEGLRCDISDKKIRITVHGEENPDLEIWEALRNCFVLEDALDRKILVTSEHPVHQ, encoded by the coding sequence ATGAAATTAGCAGCAATAGACATCGGTACCAATTCCATTCATTTGGTCATTGCGGAAGTAACAAAGCGGCAAAACATCAATGTGTTGATCGATGAAAAAGAGATGGTCAAATTGGGTGTGGGCGTTTTTGCTACCAATCGACTTTCCCAAGAGGCTTTTGACCGTGGCATCGAAGTGATCAAGCGATACGTTCAGCTGGCCGACCAATATGGCGTGGACGACATCATTACAGCTGCTACCAGTGCCACACGTGAGGCCAAGAATGGGGGAGAATTTCTGGGACGTTTGGCAGAAGAGACCGGGCTGACCCCAAAGGTGATTAGTGGTAACGAAGAGGCTCGTTTGATTTTTTTGGCTGTAAGAAGGGCGATTGCCTTTGGGGATGAGAAAGTGCTGGTGTTGGATATTGGTGGAGGTTCCACGGAAGCTACGGTAGGAGATCAGGAGGAGATATTCTTCAAGAAAAGCATCAAGTTAGGAGTGTTGCGACTGCTTGATATGGCTGGCGGGAAAGATACCTTGGAGAAAAATGATATTGAGGAATTGACCCATCATATCAATCTGGCTGCTGAGGAAATCATGAAAAAGGCCGTGGAGGCGGGGTTTACCAGGGTAATCGGTACCTCTGGCACCATCAGGACGTTGGGCGAGGCGGCCCATCTTGCAGGCAAAGGGACTTCCCTGGCTACAGTAAACGCCGAAGTGGTCACCACTGAGGAGCTGGAAAAGCTGTCAGAGAAGCTATTGTCAATGCCACCAAAGAAGCGTGAAAAGGTTCCTGGCATCAGCGCCAATAGGGTGGATGCCATTCATTTGGGGAGTTTACTGCTGGTTCGATTGCTACAGATGGCCAAGGCTTCTGAGATTACTTTGTGCGATGCCTCTCTTCGGGAGGGTTTGATCTTGGGCTATCTTAATGGCATGGGCAAAAGCCCTTCTATGCTCTATCCAGAAGAGAATCTTCGGTTCCGGAGTGTGATGAACTTGGCGCTGAAGTATAAAAGTGACGTGGAGCAAAAGAAACATATTTCGTACCTCGCCCTGACACTTTTTGATCAGCTAAAGTCCCTACATGAGCTTGAAGAATATGGTCGGGATCTATTGGATTTTGCCAGTTTTGTCTTTGAGGTTGGCCATTTTATTGGTTATCCTAAATATCATAAGCATTCCCGTTACATCATCGAACATAGCCGCTTAAGGGGATTTACAAATGAAGAGATTACCCTGCTCGGGGTGATCGTCCGCTACCATCGAAAATCAGGCCCCCGAAAGAAGCACAAACGCTATAAAAAGCTTTCGAAGGCACAACGTAAAATGATCCATGTGGTCGCCGGAATTCTCCGAATAGCCATTGGCTTGGACAAGACCAAAAACCAATGGGTGGAAGGACTGCGCTGTGATATCAGTGACAAGAAAATACGTATCACCGTGCACGGTGAAGAAAATCCTGACCTGGAAATTTGGGAGGCACTGCGCAACTGCTTCGTGTTGGAAGATGCGTTGGACAGGAAAATCCTGGTTACGTCTGAACATCCCGTTCATCAGTAG
- a CDS encoding outer membrane beta-barrel protein, whose amino-acid sequence MNSIRNKFVFLAVLTLYFFHVAKAQEKASIWKNFDLSGYTEVYYASYSDSLGANALQKFATTAPRDQRFSLNIVQVGIHYQDELIRGNLTLHYGDIPKAIWDPDFPMLQEANIGVKFANEWWVDAGFFRTHIGTESFLPKDNFTTSTTVASYNEPFYQSGVRITYEGSDMFDFQFWVVNGYNYFLDANNAKSVGLLFSYSLREDLQLTYTNLFGRESLDSFRPKQYRTYHNLYLNYNPFPKTYITVGGDVGTQSHSQLVKPDKTAIMYNALATVRYQFTNTYSLTGRVETFQDPDGFISGTYEDSFGNMTGLQLMGYTLSTEYKPTSISYVRLEGRWVRAKDDLTIFYQNGPTNDRLEASVSMGFVF is encoded by the coding sequence ATGAATAGCATTAGAAATAAATTCGTTTTTTTGGCAGTTTTGACGCTTTACTTTTTTCATGTTGCTAAGGCGCAAGAAAAGGCCAGTATTTGGAAGAATTTTGACTTATCGGGCTATACGGAAGTGTATTATGCGTCCTATTCCGATTCTTTAGGTGCAAATGCCCTGCAAAAATTTGCCACAACGGCACCACGCGACCAGCGGTTCAGTTTAAATATTGTCCAGGTAGGAATCCACTATCAGGACGAACTGATACGCGGAAACCTCACCCTGCATTACGGGGATATTCCCAAGGCCATTTGGGATCCGGATTTTCCAATGCTGCAAGAAGCTAATATCGGGGTAAAATTTGCCAATGAATGGTGGGTTGATGCTGGTTTTTTTCGTACCCATATTGGTACCGAGAGCTTTTTGCCAAAGGACAATTTTACTACCTCCACGACTGTGGCCAGCTATAATGAGCCCTTTTACCAAAGTGGTGTGCGTATTACCTATGAGGGGAGTGATATGTTTGACTTCCAGTTTTGGGTGGTGAATGGCTACAATTACTTCTTGGATGCCAATAATGCCAAGTCTGTTGGGCTTTTATTTTCATATTCCCTTCGGGAGGATTTACAACTCACCTACACCAACCTTTTTGGTCGTGAATCGCTGGATAGCTTCCGTCCAAAGCAATACCGTACTTACCATAATTTGTACTTGAACTATAATCCATTTCCAAAAACCTACATCACCGTGGGTGGAGATGTGGGTACACAGAGTCATTCTCAATTGGTAAAGCCAGATAAAACTGCCATAATGTACAATGCCCTGGCGACCGTAAGGTATCAATTTACGAATACTTATTCGTTGACAGGAAGAGTAGAGACATTTCAGGATCCAGATGGATTCATCTCTGGTACTTATGAAGATAGCTTTGGCAACATGACAGGGCTCCAGCTCATGGGATACACTTTAAGCACTGAATACAAGCCTACTTCCATCAGTTATGTCCGTCTGGAAGGAAGATGGGTTCGCGCAAAGGATGATCTAACAATATTTTATCAAAATGGCCCTACCAATGACAGGCTTGAAGCCTCTGTAAGTATGGGATTCGTATTTTGA
- a CDS encoding glycoside hydrolase family 2 TIM barrel-domain containing protein yields MRYKKLWTTGALVAAFGGLLQAQSQNEWEDPTVVDRNKEAARAYFISYPSEEKAVQGDKMANEFYQNLDGLWKFSLVKRPQDRPTDFFKLDFQDDSWGEIKVPSNWELEGYDMPVYTNVAYPFPANPPHVDNQYNPVGTYRREFTIPANWDAQEVVLHFGSISGYATVYVNGQEVGMTKAAKTPAEFIITDYLKEGKNTLAVQVFRWHDGSYLEDQDFWRLSGIERSVFLQAVPKLTIWDFFVKSGLDSRYKNGELEAKVQLRTFADSDVQGGELSFELQDSDGEVVYREAKAISNNDQEVTFSKTINNVQKWSAEQPNLYRYVISLKDGEGNTQAAVSKKTGFRKVEIKDAQLMVNGQSVLVKGVNRHEHHGVKGHVPDYEIMVKDIQLMKQNNINSVRMSHYPHSPEWYELCDEYGLYVVDEANIETHGMGAEWQGWFNKDRHPAYLEEWSPAHLDRIYRLVERDKNHPSVIIWSMGNECGNGPVFYEAYKWMKDRDDSRLVQFEQAGENENTDIVCPMYPRIGHMQEYADATDKTRPFIMCEYAHSMGNSTGNFQEYWDIIMDSPQMQGGFIWDWVDQGLLAEDDNGKDFWAYGGDLGGYFFQNDENFCANGLVTADRKAHPALHEVKKVYQDILFDFSPEEGLKVQNLFDFTNLDQFAFKWEWVEDGEVVKIGAFDVQLAADGEEYLELDLPPVGDAETFLNVYAYTKNTKALVPAGHEVAREQFALNEGFYFDHLEAAEGDLQVEQTEELLKFSTAKVVGEIDLKRGDFRKYTLKDGEPRMLRSLPSPYFWRAPIDNDFGNHMPSRLGVWRTAHLGRKALDITVGEQTSDGLPVTVQYELTNINVPYTVEYLIQQDGSVKVTASMDLEGRDLPELPRYGMRMELPGQFGELSYYGRGPWENYSDRKHSSFVGQYEDKVENQFYWGYVRPQESGNKTDVRWLALRNDKGQGIQIQGMQPLSFSALDVSVEDLDPGLTKKQQHPTDIKPKNTVFLHIDWKQRGLGGDTSWGAYPHKQYRLEDDHYEYSYVIRLVD; encoded by the coding sequence ATGCGATATAAAAAACTATGGACGACTGGTGCTTTGGTAGCTGCCTTTGGTGGATTGCTGCAGGCACAGTCCCAAAATGAATGGGAAGATCCGACAGTAGTGGATCGCAATAAAGAAGCCGCCAGGGCTTATTTTATCAGTTATCCTTCCGAGGAAAAAGCGGTACAGGGAGATAAAATGGCCAATGAATTTTACCAAAACTTGGACGGTTTATGGAAGTTCTCTTTGGTAAAACGTCCACAAGATCGCCCAACTGATTTTTTTAAACTGGACTTTCAGGATGATAGCTGGGGTGAGATCAAGGTGCCTTCCAACTGGGAATTGGAAGGGTACGATATGCCTGTCTATACCAATGTGGCCTATCCCTTTCCGGCCAATCCTCCGCATGTGGACAACCAATACAATCCAGTCGGAACCTACAGAAGGGAATTTACCATTCCTGCTAATTGGGACGCCCAGGAAGTGGTTTTGCATTTTGGCTCTATTTCAGGATATGCCACAGTCTATGTCAATGGCCAGGAAGTAGGGATGACCAAAGCCGCCAAGACTCCTGCTGAATTTATCATCACCGATTACTTAAAAGAAGGGAAGAATACTTTGGCCGTGCAAGTTTTCAGATGGCACGATGGCAGTTATTTGGAAGATCAGGATTTTTGGCGATTAAGCGGTATTGAGCGAAGCGTATTCTTACAGGCTGTTCCTAAATTGACCATTTGGGATTTCTTTGTGAAAAGTGGTTTGGACAGCAGGTATAAAAATGGAGAATTAGAGGCCAAGGTACAGCTGAGGACTTTTGCGGACAGTGATGTGCAGGGAGGTGAGTTGTCCTTTGAGCTCCAGGATTCCGATGGAGAAGTGGTGTACAGAGAGGCTAAAGCTATCAGCAATAATGATCAGGAAGTCACCTTCTCCAAGACCATTAATAACGTACAGAAATGGAGTGCTGAGCAGCCCAATCTTTACCGTTATGTGATCAGTCTAAAGGATGGCGAGGGGAATACCCAGGCAGCGGTAAGTAAGAAAACGGGCTTCCGCAAAGTGGAAATCAAAGATGCCCAACTAATGGTCAACGGCCAGTCTGTACTGGTAAAAGGTGTCAACCGCCATGAACACCACGGTGTGAAGGGACACGTGCCGGATTATGAGATCATGGTGAAGGACATTCAGCTGATGAAGCAAAACAACATCAATTCAGTACGAATGAGCCATTATCCACATTCTCCGGAATGGTATGAACTCTGTGATGAGTACGGACTTTATGTGGTGGACGAAGCCAATATCGAAACCCATGGGATGGGCGCAGAATGGCAAGGGTGGTTTAACAAAGACCGTCATCCGGCGTACCTCGAGGAATGGTCACCTGCGCACTTGGACAGGATTTACCGTTTAGTGGAGCGTGATAAAAACCATCCTTCCGTGATCATCTGGTCCATGGGCAATGAATGCGGCAACGGGCCGGTATTTTACGAGGCATATAAGTGGATGAAAGACCGTGACGATTCCCGCTTGGTGCAATTTGAGCAGGCAGGGGAAAATGAAAACACGGATATCGTCTGTCCCATGTACCCAAGGATTGGACATATGCAGGAATATGCTGATGCCACAGATAAGACCCGGCCATTTATCATGTGTGAATATGCCCATTCCATGGGAAATAGCACCGGAAACTTCCAGGAATACTGGGACATTATCATGGACAGTCCCCAGATGCAAGGAGGTTTTATCTGGGATTGGGTTGACCAAGGCTTATTGGCCGAAGATGACAATGGTAAGGATTTCTGGGCGTATGGTGGCGACCTTGGCGGATATTTTTTCCAAAATGATGAAAATTTCTGCGCCAATGGTTTAGTGACGGCAGATAGAAAAGCCCATCCTGCACTGCATGAAGTGAAAAAAGTGTATCAGGATATCCTGTTCGATTTTTCTCCAGAAGAGGGACTGAAAGTCCAAAACTTATTTGATTTTACCAATCTGGATCAGTTCGCTTTCAAGTGGGAATGGGTTGAAGATGGAGAAGTGGTGAAAATAGGAGCCTTTGATGTGCAGTTGGCCGCTGATGGTGAGGAGTACCTGGAGTTGGATTTACCGCCTGTAGGAGATGCAGAAACGTTCCTTAATGTCTATGCTTATACCAAAAATACTAAAGCATTGGTACCTGCGGGGCATGAAGTCGCCCGGGAGCAGTTTGCGTTGAATGAGGGTTTTTATTTTGATCACCTTGAAGCAGCTGAAGGAGATCTTCAGGTGGAGCAGACAGAGGAATTGCTGAAGTTTTCTACTGCCAAGGTGGTCGGAGAGATTGACCTGAAGCGAGGTGATTTCAGAAAATATACGTTAAAGGATGGAGAACCACGGATGCTTCGTTCCTTGCCTTCACCGTATTTTTGGAGGGCTCCGATCGATAATGACTTTGGTAACCACATGCCTTCCCGATTGGGGGTATGGCGAACCGCACATTTGGGCCGGAAAGCCCTCGATATCACTGTAGGAGAACAGACAAGTGACGGCTTGCCCGTTACGGTGCAATACGAATTGACCAATATCAATGTTCCCTACACAGTAGAATACCTGATCCAGCAAGACGGTTCGGTGAAAGTAACGGCGTCCATGGATCTTGAGGGCAGGGATTTACCTGAACTTCCACGATACGGTATGCGCATGGAGCTGCCCGGGCAATTTGGAGAACTTTCCTACTATGGCAGGGGACCCTGGGAAAATTACAGTGACAGGAAGCATTCATCCTTTGTCGGACAGTATGAAGACAAGGTAGAAAACCAATTCTACTGGGGCTATGTCCGTCCCCAGGAGTCAGGAAATAAAACCGATGTAAGGTGGCTAGCGCTAAGAAACGATAAAGGACAAGGAATCCAGATCCAGGGAATGCAGCCTTTGAGCTTTAGTGCATTGGATGTGTCCGTGGAGGACTTGGATCCAGGGCTGACCAAGAAACAGCAGCACCCAACGGATATAAAGCCTAAAAATACCGTGTTCTTACATATCGACTGGAAGCAACGCGGTCTGGGTGGAGATACTAGCTGGGGAGCCTATCCGCATAAGCAATACCGACTGGAAGATGATCACTATGAGTACAGCTATGTGATCAGGTTGGTGGATTAG
- a CDS encoding DoxX family membrane protein yields MRHKILNVVAILFALLMVNSGLDKFFHYMPMPENLPEEIMEVMGAMMQIGWLFPLIGIGEVVGGVLFAIPKFRALGAIMLFPIIIGINLHHGMYAPEGMVIALIVLAIDLWAIGENWHKYLPMVKS; encoded by the coding sequence ATGAGACACAAAATCCTAAACGTCGTCGCTATTCTGTTTGCTCTGCTCATGGTCAATTCCGGCCTGGACAAATTCTTCCATTACATGCCCATGCCCGAAAACTTACCAGAAGAGATTATGGAAGTCATGGGTGCAATGATGCAGATAGGCTGGCTATTTCCCTTGATTGGTATTGGAGAAGTAGTCGGCGGGGTGCTTTTTGCCATCCCAAAATTCAGGGCACTGGGTGCTATCATGCTCTTCCCGATCATCATCGGCATCAATTTACACCACGGCATGTATGCCCCAGAAGGAATGGTCATCGCACTTATCGTCCTGGCCATTGATCTTTGGGCCATTGGCGAAAACTGGCACAAGTACCTTCCAATGGTAAAGAGCTAG
- a CDS encoding metallophosphoesterase family protein, translating into MQLFIIGDVHGCYHTFQLLLERWNPAKERLIQVGDLIDRGNYSAEVLQLAQRLQEKHQENAVFLRGNHEQMMIDHIENGKTGGSWLFNGGEKTLHQFKAKDIPVESMLHWLRNTPLKWESPSLLVTHAGIGKNIPNPYDVHDPDGILWNRKKLKKLPKLQVIGHTPQQDGQASFTTASQHWNVDTGAYRGICLTGLKLQENGNYMEEINIPTDERDVQT; encoded by the coding sequence ATGCAGCTCTTTATCATTGGAGACGTTCATGGATGCTATCACACCTTCCAGCTGCTGCTGGAGCGCTGGAACCCAGCAAAGGAAAGGCTTATCCAGGTCGGTGACCTGATCGACCGGGGAAATTATTCAGCAGAAGTACTCCAGCTAGCACAACGTTTACAAGAAAAGCACCAGGAAAATGCGGTTTTTCTTCGAGGAAACCACGAACAAATGATGATTGACCATATCGAAAACGGAAAAACAGGAGGCAGCTGGCTTTTCAATGGTGGAGAAAAGACCCTACATCAGTTCAAGGCAAAGGATATCCCCGTCGAAAGCATGCTCCACTGGCTCAGAAATACCCCTCTCAAATGGGAAAGTCCAAGTCTACTGGTAACACACGCCGGAATTGGCAAAAACATCCCAAATCCTTACGATGTCCATGACCCTGACGGCATCCTATGGAACAGAAAGAAACTCAAAAAACTGCCTAAACTCCAAGTGATCGGCCACACTCCGCAGCAAGACGGACAAGCCAGCTTTACCACTGCCAGCCAGCATTGGAATGTGGACACAGGAGCATATAGGGGCATTTGTCTGACAGGCCTTAAGCTTCAGGAAAACGGGAATTACATGGAGGAAATCAATATCCCTACTGATGAACGGGATGTTCAGACGTAA
- a CDS encoding Gfo/Idh/MocA family protein, which produces MTSPIKILVVGCGNMGASHALAYHQMDGFEICGLVARGDSKKELNDKLGTDYPLFSSYEKALEKSKPDAVCISTYPDTHEAYALMALDAGCHIFIEKPLADTVTGSIRIVQAAQKANKKVVVGYILRHHPSWMKFTEIARGLGKPLVMRMNLNQQSHGRMWDVHRNLMKSLSPIVDCGVHYIDVMCQMTQSKPTKVSAIGVRLTDDIPKDNYNYGQLQITFEDGSVGWYEAGWGPMVSETAFFVKDVFGPKGAASIVAKEAGGSGKSDSVDDHTKTESIKIHHAEINAANEFTKPDEWVETADEPDHNALCQREQVYFLEAIKNDIDLSQHLEDAINSLKVAFACDESVKTGKIVEIK; this is translated from the coding sequence ATGACCTCACCAATAAAAATTTTAGTAGTCGGCTGTGGCAATATGGGCGCATCGCACGCGCTGGCCTATCACCAAATGGATGGCTTCGAAATCTGCGGATTAGTAGCCCGTGGAGATAGTAAAAAGGAGCTGAATGATAAACTAGGCACCGATTACCCACTTTTTTCCAGTTACGAAAAGGCATTGGAAAAAAGCAAGCCTGACGCTGTCTGCATTTCCACTTACCCGGACACCCATGAAGCCTATGCCCTGATGGCCTTGGATGCGGGCTGCCATATTTTCATCGAAAAACCCCTTGCAGATACAGTAACAGGATCTATTCGTATCGTCCAAGCTGCCCAAAAAGCAAATAAAAAAGTAGTTGTGGGCTACATTCTTCGCCATCACCCTTCCTGGATGAAGTTTACAGAAATCGCTCGTGGCCTCGGCAAACCACTGGTAATGCGGATGAACCTCAACCAACAAAGCCACGGCCGCATGTGGGACGTGCATCGAAACCTCATGAAGAGCCTTAGTCCCATTGTGGATTGTGGTGTCCACTATATCGATGTGATGTGCCAAATGACCCAATCAAAACCTACAAAAGTCAGCGCCATTGGTGTCCGGCTTACCGATGATATTCCAAAGGACAACTATAACTATGGCCAACTGCAAATCACTTTTGAGGACGGTTCGGTCGGTTGGTACGAGGCAGGATGGGGACCAATGGTCAGTGAAACGGCCTTCTTTGTAAAGGATGTTTTCGGGCCAAAAGGAGCTGCATCCATCGTCGCCAAAGAGGCCGGTGGTAGCGGCAAGTCGGACTCAGTGGATGACCATACCAAAACAGAATCCATCAAAATCCACCATGCAGAAATCAACGCGGCCAATGAATTTACGAAACCTGACGAATGGGTGGAGACAGCCGATGAGCCCGATCATAATGCCCTTTGTCAGCGGGAACAGGTTTACTTTCTGGAGGCAATCAAAAACGATATCGACCTTAGCCAACACCTGGAAGATGCCATTAACAGCTTAAAAGTAGCTTTCGCCTGTGACGAATCCGTTAAAACGGGAAAAATAGTGGAGATCAAGTAA